A window of the Gossypium hirsutum isolate 1008001.06 chromosome A03, Gossypium_hirsutum_v2.1, whole genome shotgun sequence genome harbors these coding sequences:
- the LOC107927832 gene encoding auxin-responsive protein SAUR21 → MGFRLPRLVNAKSGPKRSLSSSEITTSVPKGHIAIYVGEVEKKRFVVPISFLNHPSFRNLLSRAEEEYGFNHPMGALTIPCAKEAFIDLIDSMQSS, encoded by the coding sequence ATGGGTTTTCGCTTGCCGAGGCTCGTCAACGCTAAGTCGGGTCCAAAACGGAGTCTTTCATCTTCGGAGATAACAACATCAGTGCCTAAAGGCCACATTGCTATTTATGTTGGTGAAGTCGAAAAGAAGAGATTTGTTGTTCCAATTTCGTTCCTCAACCATCCTTCGTTTCGAAATTTGTTGAGTCGAGCCGAAGAAGAGTACGGGTTTAATCATCCGATGGGTGCTCTAACGATCCCTTGTGCCAAAGAAGCTTTCATCGATCTCATTGATAGTATGCAAAGCTCATGA
- the LOC121222355 gene encoding auxin-induced protein 15A yields MMGFRLPMRIVNAKRILRASSTADVPKGYFAVYVGECQKRFVIPVSYLNNPLFQELLSLSEEEFGYDHPTGGLRILCGEDVFVDLASRLNGIN; encoded by the coding sequence ATGATGGGTTTTCGTCTGCCAATGCGTATCGTTAATGCTAAGAGAATTCTTCGAGCATCGTCAACAGCGGATGTTCCGAAAGGATACTTTGCGGTGTATGTAGGAGAATGTCAAAAGAGATTTGTGATACCGGTGTCATACTTGAACAATCCTTTGTTTCAAGAGCTATTGAGTTTGTCCGAAGAAGAGTTCGGTTACGACCATCCGACCGGTGGTCTTAGAATTCTTTGCGGCGAAGACGTTTTCGTTGATCTTGCTTCTCGTTTGAACGGGATTAACTAA
- the LOC107927830 gene encoding auxin-induced protein 15A, whose protein sequence is MGIQLTGLAQAKQKLQRTLSGRLGNTNVPKGHIAVYVGESNKKRFVIPIAYLNHPLFQDLLNKAEEEFGFNHPMGGLTIPCSEEYFISLTTSLNCS, encoded by the coding sequence ATGGGTATTCAACTAACAGGACTAGCTCAAGCGAAGCAAAAGCTACAACGAACGCTATCGGGACGACTCGGCAACACGAATGTTCCTAAAGGCCATATTGCAGTTTATGTTGGGGAAAGCAACAAGAAAAGATTTGTGATTCCTATAGCTTATTTGAATCATCCATTGTTTCAAGACCTTTTAAATAAAGCTGAGGAAGAATTTGGGTTTAATCATCCAATGGGTGGTCTTACAATTCCATGTAGTGAAGAGTATTTCATTAGTTTAACAACGTCATTGAATTGTTCATAg